The nucleotide window TTGGAAAGTGAGGGAGTCAAAACTGATAGATTCAAGACCAGAACGACAAACCAAATAGTTCGCAGGGCAAGACTGCGACTTGCTACTGACCGAAAGATTTCTGTTCCGAAGAGACGCACTGAAAGCCAACTAAGTGAGGTGCTAAAAGAATGCATCAGAAATGGAGAAGTTTCCATCGGAGAGTACATTGTGCCAAAAGAGTACAAGACGTATTTTGTCAGTAAAGAAATAGGCAGGATAGAGACAAAGACTATAGTAATCCAAGGAAGAAAGCGACCTCTATTAAAGCTCAGACAGGAGCTTTTGGACAAACAGCAACCTTTTCTGCGAGAACCAAGCGACTACCACAGTATGACATCTGACCAAGTGGTGCAGAGGTTGGAAGAGTTGGGGGACCCGGAGGTGACAAATGGAAAGTCTGAAATGCAGTTAAGGGAACACTTGAAAGCTGTGGAGAATACAAGGACTCTCACTTATTGGGAAGATGGCGCCAGTTTAGCTAACCACGGATATATCCTATACCTTGTATCAACAGCATATGACAAGAAAGTCTTCCTGACTAAAGAAGAGTATTACAAGAAGCACAATGTGAATGTCAATGTCCAGGCCAAGGTGGAAAAACCAGAGCTTTATCTTATAGCGCGATGTGGAGGGTCGGATGCAGAGCAGCTGCTCTATGCAGAAACACGACGGGACGACCTCCCATCCCTGTCCATACCAGTCCAGACTGCAGACGGACGGCAAATAAGTGATAAGCTCCGCTTCTTCAAAGTAGATCAACCATCCCGCCAGGTCGAGTTTGGAAAACAGCGTGTTGGACACTATTCTTGTACATGCCCTGTAGACATGAGATCAATAGATGACTATTGGAAATGCAATCATTGTCAAAAGCCTGTAGAAAACATCAAAGACAGGCAGAGCTTCATCATGGACGGCCCAGTATCTTCTCAAAAGGCATCCCAAACCACCACTGACCCATTCCACACCATGACAAAGGAGGAGATGAAGGATGAACTCACATACAGGGGCACAGTTGACTATGCCGTGGTAGAAACAATGACCAAGAAGACCCTCAGCGACAATTTAAAGGAAACATTTCATGGAGTGAAAAGAGTCCCAACACTGTTGTACGCAAACCCGAACCAAAGTGTGGAAGAGCTAAACTTGCAGTACCCCGAGGACACAGGAAGTGAAGCCATGCACGACTCATGCAATCACACCAAAAATCTTATGGCAGAGCTAGCATCTAGAGTACCTCCAGCAGTAGCTGACATCATCAACAGGGTTAAGGAAAACCTCCTTGACAACAAAGACATAGTCAGGGCAGCTGACGTGAGATTTGCCATACTTGTCCTCCTTCATGAACTGAAACAAAACAGCGAGTAACCAAACAATCCAACTGATTGAATCACATGTCAACGTCCAACAGCTCTGCTATGCAAATGCAGAGGACCGATCTACTACTTCTGTTTACCGGATGACAAACCAGACCTTTCTACACCACCTCATGATGAAGGAATGTTTGCCTGGGCCAACACGTGTGATCACCAAGAGAAAACTTTGGGGGCACCACATACACTCATTAAGAGACCACATCCCAATTGTCTTCAGGATTGTCCCCATCAGTTCCACCATGGCAGAGAATGAAGAGCGGCAGTTCAGCACAATCAAGCGCATCACCAAGACATCGGCAAACTATTCAAACCAAGACCACATACTCACAAATGCAATCATCAGGCAATTCTACCAGCAGAAAATAGAACCACCACACAGCAATCACCAAGAAAACAGAATCTCTCAAGCAGCAAAAACTGTTTCAATGGACAGAACAAGAATCGCAATCAAACTCCTGAAGAAGTATCCGAGAGAAGCACAGACATGGTGTGAAAGGAATCCAGACTTCTTCTTCCCAGGCTACGGGGTCCACTGGCACATCGAGGAAGACTACGTAGTTCTCCATGACGGCCCAGATGACAAACACAACCCTCTTCATGGCCCAAACCTTCATCACTTCAGTTCAACATCACTCAAGCAGGAACACGACTTCCTACAACAGAAATGGATGGAATGCATCTACAAACAAGTGCCAATGCCACTCGGCATATTGTGGATATACGAAGGACAGAAGCTCATTAAGAAGGTCAGAACACCCTACCTAGACACAGATTACAACTTTACACCACAATCACACCAAAACATGCCATCCTGCCAAGATGCAGAGAGTGATGCTGAAGAGGAGGGTCGCTGTGAGGCTGAGATGGAGGGAAGTGAATCTGGGGATGAGGACGACCCGGTCATTGTGAGGGTGGAGAGAGTGGACCCTGAGCCTGACCTGGAAGAGGAGGACACATCGGCAGACACCACGCACATGTGAGTTATCCTTAATATTGGTATTACAGAATTACTTATTACATAGTTAAAATttttggtattttcaacttgaacTTGTATTCTGTGAAAAATGTACAACTCTTGCTTCATATTTATCATCAAAAACCATGtctaaattacatgtatcattgctGTCTATACAGGGGATCCTGTGTTCCAGTCACACCATCCCAAGGCTGCAACATGCCAGACACACCAGACAAGACTCCGTCAAGCCAAGCTTCTATACCATTGCAATGCCATGCAGACCACGCTGATACTTTGGCTGGGtaaagaaaattatattttttacGCTAACAATATTTTATCATGTGCTTTTTACAATAACAGTGTTTTAGAGAGGCCAGAAGAATCTATCCTAATGTCATGCTTTCAACATTTACACTGACATGAAACTCAAAGTAGCAGTAGTGTTGAAAAATACAGATATCAACCTACATCAgtcttttcaaaacattgtccacatccttttctttgtttgttgccTGTCCTTGGAGCAGCATTGTGTCCACACCAGCTAAAGGTAGCAGCAGCATTGTGCAGAGTGACGTGTCAACTCCACCAAACACTCCTGTGGTCCCTGGGGAAGGTAGAAATGGGTAAGCATTTTATAAACCCTGTACATCTACAATTGTCTTAAGAAGTGAGAAAAAattgaacctgtaaatagcTGTATTAATAAGTGTTTAGATATAATTCGATATCATATCACGTCTTGTTATCACTGTAACTATGCTTCTGCTTTTCACAaagacctgtacttagctcatcagagcataaacatGCAATAaatgtctttcattcattcattcatttattcattcattcattcattcattcattcattcattcattcattcattcattcattcattcattattgactTTCCATTTAATGGACAGAATCAAGTTGTTGGTCAATCAGATTTAGACCAATATATACAAACTGGTAATACAACGGTGTGATTTCTAAGAGGGAGAGAGAGCTGTTCTTAACTATGCTGTTTTTGCTTCACCAGGGGAACCGAGTGGAAAACAAAGCTGGGCAGGGCTTTAGCTGCTGTGCTGGGAGATGTGGCAATAGTCCAGCGTCTGGACAACCTAAAGGCCAGACTGAAAACATCAGGCCCCCACAGCAGATCCCTCAAAGTTGAGTATGATACACACATAGCCAAAGTCTCATGCAACCTAAGTAAGCTTTTACATGAGGACAGAGAGAATTTCCAAGCTTGGGAAAGAAGTTTCATGGCAGAGAAAGGTACGCTGCCAACAGGAACAGATGTCAGAGACAGCGAAGGTGCCTTAACGAAAGAAAAGAGGATTAGACTCACAGAGCACCTCCTGAGAAGTTTGGGCGTAAACCTACATATGATATAAGTTATGttgtaactgaaaaaaatctATGGTATCCGGCCACTTTGCTGTAAGCTTTCTGCCCATCCCAAACCGCCTCACACTTACGGGCGGTATAAAAATACGGTCTGGTTTGGATTGGGTCTGACACCCCGATTCCTGTAGAAAATCCCTGTATGTTACCGCTTCCCACTGGGCGGTATAGAAAGGACGGATGGGTTTGGATTGGGTCTGACACCCAAATTCCTGGAGAAAATTCCTGTATAGGCCCAATTTAGACACAGGTTTTCTAGATGTCTGAACTGCAGATATCTggcaggcgacagcttttttctgcgTCTAAACAgaaattttatggtcttaatgagggtttttccAGATGTCGAGAAAATTTCAGCCTACACGTCCGCCCGACAACTCGGCTAGTCCCCGACAGCTTCAGCACtggtctaaacagaatgtgtagGTCCCGACATCTAAAGAACAGTTTTCTGGCTAGTTAGCAGACTTGTGTAGATCAAGTGACCCATTTTGAAGTTAACTATGGCAACTGTACTATAATTTATTCTAAAGGGGATTTATGAAATCTTTCCTGGGAGTATAAGCAATTTTCTGGTGCATTACAGGCCAGGCTATGACGCATAAGGATAAAGCACAGAGGAAACCATTTCTTACAGTGATGATCAGTAAAATTAGGCCCTCAAAGATATCAAAGTTTGTGATTCTAACAATAGTTATTGAAAGCACTACTGGGAGCAGAATTTAAGTTTGAAACACAATTTATCACAATGTATCACCACTGCATACCAACTCCACGGGTGTCCTGCAGTACTTCCTTTCAGTGTGTATGAATGCCTCCTGACATCTCTGCCCAGATGTCGGCTGATTTAGGAAAAACTGTGTCTAAATTGGGCCTATGTTACCGCTTCCCACTGGGCGGTATAGAAAGGACGGCTGGGTTTGGATTGGGTCTGACACCCCGATTCCTGTAGAAAATCCCTGTATGTTACCGCTTCCCACTGGGCGGTATAAAAATACGGTCTGGTTTGGATTGGGTCTGACCCCCCAATTCCTGTAGAAAATCCCTGTATGTTACCGCTTCCCACTTGTTAGGATGGGACCTGACATCTCAATTTGATGTTTgtgtatataattataatatatgaatgatttgatttttttaaagaagtgcatcatcatcatgatagtACTATACgtggggtgatcaataagtcctcggcctcacccagaaataagacGCACAGCTCAAAATTTGGgaaataattatgtagtatgaagTCTTTTATGTATGTCTACCAAGTTTCAAATCGtcgtgatcattactttgcagacggcactcagtaacattaggtgaggtagaaggatacaaacatggacaattgagctgtgacctgaggtgtgctggccaacttgctctgctgaaagtcggatacccacttctttttagttgaaataagaagggaatcttcatcaaacattttgacaatgtcttcggaGATTTTATGCCAATTCTTGGCCCGAGGAACACGACCCACACATCTCTGATCAGAGTTCAACATTGTTTTTCTCATCACTTacctactagttttcaaatggacgtcgactaaaagatattgaccacaataatttgaagtttggtggatattgctaaaacatgtcatactacataattatgccccgaaatttgagatgtggaccttatttctgtgtgaggccgagaacttattgatcacccctcgtatgtaGTACATTAAACTATTCAGTATATTATTTTTGATACCTTCTGGtattccatgtacatgtaatttactTGATGGCTTGTTTTTTGTACATACTATGATGTCTTTGAATACATGCACATTTATTTCTGTGCCAGAAAGGAAAGAAGACCCTACCCCAGTGCTACCGTCCAGTGCGTGGACCCAGCTGTGCTCCAGCACCTGAGATCTCACCTAAGAGCGTCAACACCACTGAAGGAATCATCGGCCTGTGTACGATATTCAAGAGAGGGATAGAGATAGATtttcaatatatattttgtatttgatattgATTGCATATTGTAAGTAATGTAAAGTGCCATGTTGTAATACTTTGGTGACTCTTTTAATCAAATATGTTTATCATTTTAGGTCATAGCTTATTGTCCTGAATAAAGTTTAAATATAATATGGATATGTAAAACTTTAAACCAGAgaataaatataaataaacatGGCCTAGTAACTAACAGACATGTTATAGTTGTGCATGGGATCCTGGCTATAAAGTAATAACTTGTGAACAATAAAGACAATACACATGTGACTGAATCTTTTGTGCCATAGCCTCACTGCAACTATCGGGTTAAAATTCGATACATATTAGGATATGTCATAACTTGCACACAAGTGTTATATAATAACACTTGTGTGCAAATTATGACATATCCTAATATAGGATATTCTGTTTGTCATATGTTGGTGGGAAGGGTTAAAAAAAGGTCTACCATAACTGATTAAAAGGCATTTAGACTCACAAAGGAGGTTCCTTGGACTCACTTAGGGCCCTGTCGTTCTGAGGACAAAACATCCTGCAaacagtagaaatacaaaattgttgttaaaatagtgggaggggggcgatgtctCCAGCACGCGCAATCATCCGCCTAGATCAGCGGAATGTTAAATTCTTCTTCGTATTTCATCGCATAATATGATAATACAATTTCAAAACCTTCATATACATTTCTGAGGCATACTTAACATCTTACAACGGGTCAGCAACCAAGTTCAGGGCGTCCGGTGCGCGACggcacccctccccctccaaaAAAAACGCCAAGTATCTTAAGGTCAAAGGGTCAGGTCAAAGGTTTATAGGAAGAACTTATGATCTGTGGAACGGGGGGACATGTAAGAGCAAAGCCTATAGATTGATAATAGTCGCATGTTCTTGGATCACGAACAGAACCAGAAtgaactagagataaatattagcttgttcagcaaatatgaacaggtttgcgtttcagtgtaactaatgtggggggaaatgaacataactagaaaggtaacagttgtaaagtaaatagtTAAAATACGTCAtacgtcatatttcacttcatctctatcccctgcaaaatcttaaaaactgactgttctgaaatggaatatttttgtaaaacccacccacttttccggtggtaccttcagttgaaaagaacattttcactaaaaccttttgcataattaccccacttttgaatttcacgtaagaaagaagtgCGGTAAGTTTCggtcccttagcagcttgccacggaactgcaggggtgtttatgttaagaaatctttcaaacaggattgcagaatacagtaacgatatattaccatgcactatggtgtgcaggaagcttagacaaagatgtacattagttgaagaagctgtcatctgcgctgcatggtgatttgtgaagtgaatccgtcactattgcccttaaaccgttatcataaacattaatatgtcagcagagacccaagtctgtcacccttgccccttatctgtcacgaaagcctttaatccctcagcgttgtccttatcccgtcatcatagctcttaatctctcaccatcatccttaaaccgtcaccatagcccttaatccgcgacctttgcccttaatccgtcaccacaatccttaatccgtcgcccttttacttaatctgtgatcgttcctcttaatccgtcatccttgcccttaatctgtaatcatttcccttaatccgccatccttacccttaatccgtcaccttagtccttaatccgtcaccctttcccttaatctgtactcatttcccctaatccgccatcattaccctttatCCGTCGCCTTAgaccttaatccgttaccctttcccttaatctgtactcatttcccttaatccgccatccttacactcaatctgtaatcatttcccttaatccgccatcattacccttaatccgtcaccttagtccttaatccgttaccctttcccttaatctgtactcatttcccttaatccgccattcttacccttaatccgtcaccttagtccttaatccgttaccctttcccttaatctgtactcatttcccttaaaccgccattcttacccttaatccgtcgccttagtctttactccgttaccctttgccttaatctgtactcatttcccttaatccgccattcttacccttaattcgtcactTTAGTCCTTTACCCTTTCTCTtaatctgtaattatttcccttaatccgccattcttacccttaatccgtcgccttagtctttctttactccgttaccctttgccttaatctgtactcatttcccttaatccgccattcttatccttaattcgtcaccttagtccttaatccgttaacttTTCtcataatctgtactcatttcccttaatccaccatccttacccttaatctgtcactttatcccttaatccgtcaccctagcccttaatccgttgcccttgaccttcatcagccatccttccccttaatccgtcaccatcacccttaaaccgtcaccatagcccttaatccgcgacctttgcccttaatccgtcaccacaatccttaatccatcactCTTTCACTTAATCTCTTATCATTCctctttaatccgtcatccttgcccttaatctgtaataatttcccttaatccgccaaccttacccttaatccgtcgccttagtccttaatccgttaccctttaccttaatctgtactcatttcccttaatccgccatcattaccctgaatccgtcgccttagtccttaatccgttacccttcgctttgatctgtaatcatttcccttaatccgccatccttacccttaattcatcaacctagcccttaatccgttaccctttcccataaTCTTTACTTATTtcctttaatccgccattcttacccttaatctgtcactttatcccttaatccgttaccctagcccttaatccgttgcccttgaccttcatcagccatctttgctcttaatccgtcaccatcacccttaaaccatcattatagcccttaatccgcgacctttgcccttaatccgtcaccacaatccttaatccgtcaccctttcgcttaatctgtaatcatttcccttaatccgtcatctttacccttaatccgtcaacttagtccttaatccgttacctttcccttaagctgtaatcatttccccttatccgccatccttaccctcaatctgtaatcatttcccttaatccgccatcctttcccttaatccgtcaccctggcccttaatccgttgcccttgacctttatcatccatccttgctcttaatccgtctccataacccttaatttgtcacgaaagccttgatccctcacagtggttgccctcaatcagtcacgtcgccataacccttaatccgtcaccatagccgttaatctgtcacccgataacctaatccgtcaccttttcccttaatctgtcatccttacccttaatccgtcaccataaccttaattaatccataaccctaaccataatccgttactcttgcccttaatccatcgtcaatgttacatcttgttatgaccaaattttaggtcttttaggcaatatagtacatagatatagaccacaaatggtatgacatgttagcaaagttgggatggtgccattgtgatggaaactttgactgggtatcaattttaagccctgtttccgagttaatgacttctccaggcacagcaacatggatgcacccatgggagtatcagttacagggtaCTGGTCTGGTGGGCGGACAGAAGGACACAGCTGCAGACACAGTCTAGTGCCgtggccacagtgtctagacgtatgagaacaaagggcgtttcttgtgttagaaaacaactcatttctagcagataatatggagatttctaaactctaatcgaaagttgtgacaacatggtgagcaagaagggatgtatcacccccatgtcagcagtggaaacaacaacggggaagcacggccagaagagactggaagaatatggactgtttgaaaatagcaacaccagacgtttgttcattaatctccaaggcaggaaaagttgttgcacgttccgcagacaggactcgactatggaaatttagattctgagactggaaggacaaataacaccagagTCGATCTGTACAGAACTGaggtaagaggcgtctgtttctgtttttgtgcaggtaggtcttttcagtttttatgttaacgttacgcttttgtggtcatttcagatacctttcatggcaaggtagagatttcggcaagtagccattttcgaaaccatctcgacgtatgtttgatattcagaattgctgttaaaagtgttattgaaactttttaggtttgatgaaaaatgagcaataacttagcagcctagaatttagaaatacgtcgcattcatccacgtttcaaaatcatgtgccatacaaacgttgaaatttcagaactaattctagtatgtcgcatgtccacgtataagaactaattccaatacaacttatttgtacacatttaaaaatctacatccccgacaaatgtagactgttacagtagaaaaactacaaatgtagaaaataataatacgtcgcactcgtccacgtatgaaaatcatacgcctgacagatgtagaaattccaaaactaattccagtacatctcacccctgacaaatgtagcattaactgaagacaaagtacaaatgttCAAAAAAACGTcccatcgtccacgtatgaaaaccataaatcatatgcccgaaaaacgtagaaatgcaattctagtacatctttttgtcaggtatgaaaatgtgcaaagccccccccccctgacaaattaatttagaattagttgtgtagttagaaaaaattatacgtcgcatgtatcatccacgtattaaaattttacgcctgacaaacgtaaaaattccaaaactaattccagtacatctcatttgtccacgtttgaaaacctcaacccccgacaattgtagaattagctgaagataaattaaaaatgtagaaaaatgatacgtcgcatttgttcacgtgtaaaaaacataaaaaactagaaaggcaacatttgcgggagcaaatgcaacttgtttcgcccatttccctccccacgcaaaaatcgactgtggcatagaggctaacgtttgttgcatgtctgcaatgttggtatttgaatgaataattgaattgaagaccagtcagaaatggatctctcccaatttgaaaccctatgcatggatgggctcttccaggcatccatattcatatgctattatttttttagtacaacgctacgccacacattttgtttaatgcgctatcgatcagcgccgatattcaagacttccccgcggcccgatatagtgtagacatgtaacaggggtttacgtaaggaggttgaaaattcttactgattaacgtcatttttagccaaaaactttaaacaactactcaaagcaagctcaacgtaaattttcacgcacttcacaactctctattgttaatgttaatgttattgtcaacgtcccgacacgggatgtttcctaaggtgggaaacgttgggtactttgtgtgcactattgtgcgcactagtgtccaatcttggtgacagaggggtagaaaattcgtgtacatagcgaggaaatgtcaggttttaccatagtgtccaagcttgcgaacttgtagaaatctttgtttccatgcagtgttaaaataagaaaaacaccgtgtgtgtcgaaaaataccaccagaaaagttttgaaccttccactcaattgcacttacataacttcagtaggacacaacaataacttacaacacaaggatgtgagccagggagtagtgaagttgtgtctgcacctgtcagagtactagtagtgcccctaattaaattgactatttcaaccaa belongs to Branchiostoma lanceolatum isolate klBraLanc5 chromosome 15, klBraLanc5.hap2, whole genome shotgun sequence and includes:
- the LOC136420376 gene encoding uncharacterized protein, which encodes MTNQTFLHHLMMKECLPGPTRVITKRKLWGHHIHSLRDHIPIVFRIVPISSTMAENEERQFSTIKRITKTSANYSNQDHILTNAIIRQFYQQKIEPPHSNHQENRISQAAKTVSMDRTRIAIKLLKKYPREAQTWCERNPDFFFPGYGVHWHIEEDYVVLHDGPDDKHNPLHGPNLHHFSSTSLKQEHDFLQQKWMECIYKQVPMPLGILWIYEGQKLIKKVRTPYLDTDYNFTPQSHQNMPSCQDAESDAEEEGRCEAEMEGSESGDEDDPVIVRVERVDPEPDLEEEDTSADTTHMGSCVPVTPSQGCNMPDTPDKTPSSQASIPLQCHADHADTLAGIVSTPAKGSSSIVQSDVSTPPNTPVVPGEGRNGGTEWKTKLGRALAAVLGDVAIVQRLDNLKARLKTSGPHSRSLKVEYDTHIAKVSCNLSKLLHEDRENFQAWERSFMAEKGTLPTGTDVRDSEGALTKEKRIRLTEHLLRSLGVNLHMI